One genomic segment of Hypomesus transpacificus isolate Combined female chromosome 5, fHypTra1, whole genome shotgun sequence includes these proteins:
- the eral1 gene encoding GTPase Era, mitochondrial: MALRVCHSIIRSSLRLSRLCNVSAPLENASPFLRIGCAARRSWNDGIGLRFTPVCFITSDTFLNRLVKGNATEADGVLDPYVTSVPPDSGEQISLLVKVPDQPANPKVLKVAVIGAPNAGKSTLSNQLLGRKVFAVSKKVHTTRSRTLGVITDDDTQIILLDTPGLTTPVKVKRHQLEKSMLVDPWNTVQEADLVLVMVDVSDKWACGKLDNEILKCLTQNPDIPTVLVLNKVDLLRNKSKLLEYTAELTCGVVNGRKIRVKTRTGPPRADKGQVRGPEAGEEGREVGPTDDCEHQTGLSREQQRFLRTQRGWSHFKDVFMLSAVDGEEVEPLKRYLLVEAKPGSWLYHSEVLTDQSPEEVCTNIVREKLLEYLPKEVPYTMTQSVDLWQDRDNGELDIAVKLYVAKETHMKMVIGQAGQMVGRIAREAGEDLCHVFRREVKLRLSVKVKG; the protein is encoded by the exons ATGGCTTTACGTGTGTGCCACTCTATTATAAGAAGCTCGCTCCGTTTATCAAGACTGTGTAACGTGTCTGCGCCACTCGAAAATGCGTCACCTTTTCTCCGAATAG GCTGCGCTGCTCGCCGTTCGTGGAATGATGGAATCGGTCTTCGCTTCACCCCAGTTTGTTTTATTACATCGGATACTTTTTTGAACAGACTGGTTAAAGGCAATGCCACAGAGGCAGATGGCGTCCTTGATCCCTATGTAACCTCAGTTCCCCCCGACAGCG GTGAACAAATATCATTGCTGGTCAAAGTTCCAGATCAACCGGCAAACCCAAAGGTGTTAAAAGTAGCCGTAATTGGGGCCCCTAATGCTGGAAAGTCCACTTTGTCCAACCAACTTCTTGGTAGAAAG GTCTTTGCTGTGTCTAAGAAAGTTCACACAACACGATCTCGTACCCTCGGTGTCATCACAGATGACGACACGCAAATT ATTCTACTAGACACGCCCGGACTCACAACTCCAGTAAAAGTCAAAAG GCATCAGCTGGAGAAATCTATGCTTGTGGATCCCTGGAATACAGTCCAAGAAGCTGACCTCG TGTTAGTGATGGTGGACGTGTCTGACAAGTGGGCTTGCGGCAAGCTGGACAATGAGATCCTAAAGTGCCTGACACAAAACCCAGACATCCCAACGGTGTTGGTACTCAACAAG GTAGACCTGCTCAGGAATAAAAGCAAGTTGTTGGAGTACACGGCAGAGCTAACGTGCGGGGTGGTCAACGGGCGTAAGATCCGGGTCAAAACCCGGACCGGGCCTCCCAGGGCTGACAAGGGCCAGGTGAGGGGTCCGGAGGCTGGGGAAGAGGGACGGGAGGTGGGCCCCACAGATGACTGTGAGCACCAGACTGGgctgagcagagagcagcagaggttCCTCAGGACCCAGCGGGGATGGTCTCACTTCAAGGATGTGTTCATGCTCTCTGCTGTGGATGGGGAGGAAGTGGAGCCTCTGAAG AGGTACCTACTTGTGGAGGCGAAACCGGGCTCATGGCTGTACCACAGTGAGGTGCTCACTGACCAAAGTCCAGAGGAGGTCTGCACTAACATTGTTAGGGAGAAACTTCTAGAGTATCTGCCTAAAGAAGTGCCCTACACAATGACACAG TCTGTTGATTTATGGCAAGACAGAGACAATGGCGAGCTGGATATAGCAGTGAAACTTTACGTGGCGAAAGAAACGCACATG AAAATGGTGATTGGCCAGGCTGGCCAGATGGTGGGCCGGATCGCccgggaggctggggaggaccTGTGTCACGTGTTCAGGAGAGAGGTCAAGCTCAGGCTCTCTGTGAAGGTGAAGGGCTGA
- the tbx16l gene encoding T-box transcription factor TBX6L, which produces MFLHQERPLCDYQYSLNSQPKNYAYCPPDWKDAAYHGQSWDAGIAGGDTEISSLQVRVSLQGRELWDKFGDLDTEMLITKTGRRMFPSCKVTVTGLNPRSKYVLMMDMIPFDDNKYKWSKDHWEVSGVTDPHLANHFFIHPDSPALGERWMQYPVSFHKLKLTNNTLNSNGLVILHSMHKYLPRLHIIQSPDPCSPFSGGYLRFTFPEAAFIAVTAYQNAEVTKLKIDNNPFAKGFRDSGLNRKRFREKEKTSPDKHVDEQVIIPSNVSRPVDAADENDSTVSSSVDSHGTDYRQDNTPRPTAPNPFISAFMNRGPAALPSEDWANSPQSTSSTRDYSSPVHTEAVCPRLRNVASPLFTHTLGQTHSGLVGFRRPAPYSSRALGPPQHQGLGAPLPPRHHPPPDRQAEHQRQADFDYPLPLPPKVSRMHLSESALRSLDMSPSCDPGSPRPLANILNRIHSRGASVSGSPGKLHQAQDERPSLGLERQLRPPYPPQLEHTGDYLPIHGTMLYQNSLMGPVGPLGDYHGNPRGPSSLEYSYKTPLLDFFLEDQSGK; this is translated from the exons ATGTTTTTGCATCAGGAGAGGCCTCTGTGTGATTACCAGTATTCACTCAACTCTCAGCCCAAGAACTATGCTTATTGCCCACCAG ATTGGAAGGATGCTGCTTACCATGGGCAGTCATGGGATGCCGGTATTGCCGGAGGTGACACCGAAATATCGTCGCTTCAAGTCCGGGTGTCTCTGCAGGGTCGTGAACTTTGGGACAAATTTGGAGACTTGGATACAGAGATGCTCATTACAAAAACAGGAAG GCGGATGTTTCCGAGCTGCAAAGTCACTGTGACAGGGTTGAACCCGCGGTCAAAGTATGTACTGATGATGGACATGATCCCTTTTGATGATAACAAATACAAG TGGTCCAAGGACCACTGGGAGGTTAGTGGTGTGACAGACCCTCATCTAGCCAACCACTTCTTCATCCACCCGGACTCACCCGCTctgggggagagatggatgcaGTACCCAGTCTCCTTCCACAAGCTCAAGCTTACCAACAACACACTTAACTCAAATGGCCTG GTGATTCTCCATTCTATGCATAAGTACTTGCCCCGCTTGCATATAATCCAATCCCCTGACCCCTGCAGCCCTTTCTCAGGGGGCTATCTGCGTTTCACCTttccagaggcagccttcatagCAGTCACTGCCTACCAAAACGCCGAG GTAACAAAGCTCAAAATAGACAACAATCCTTTTGCCAAAGGCTTTCGGGACAGTGGACTGAATAGAAAAAG gttcagagagaaggagaaaacaaGCCCTGACAAGCATGTGGATGAACAAGTGATTATACCTTcaaatg TATCCAGACCTGTAGATGCAGCCGATGAAAACGACAGCACAGTATCCAGCTCAGTGGACTCCCATGGAACGGACTACAGGCAGGATAACACACCTCGACCGACAGCCCCAAACCCATTCATCTCAGCCTTCATGAACCGGGGCCCTGCAGCCCTTCCCTCTGAGGACTGGGCAAATAGCCCTCAAAGTACATCAAGCACCCGAGATTACAGCAG CCCTGTGCATACTGAAGCAGTGTGTCCTCGCTTGCGAAACGtcgcctctcctctcttcacgcACACACTGGGCCAGACACACTCAGGATTGGTGGGTTTCAGGCGGCCTGCACCATACAGCAGTCGAGCGTTAGGACCACCTCAGCACCAAGGCCttggtgcccccctcccccctcgacACCACCCTCCTCCAGACCGGCAGGCGGAGCATCAGCGCCAGGCTGACTTTgactaccccctccccctgccccctaagGTCAGCAGGATGCACCTCTCGGAGAGCGCCTTGCGTTCCCTGGATATGAGCCCGTCCTGCGACCCAGGAAGCCCCAGGCCCCTCGCCAACATCCTCAACAGGATCCACAGCCGGGGGGCCTCCGTCTCTGGGAGTCCTGGGAAACTGCACCAGGCCCAGGACGAGAGGCCAAGCCTGGGGCTGGAGAGACAGCTACGGCCCCCCTACCCACCACAGCTGGAGCACACAGGAGACTACCTGCCCATCCACGGCACGATGCTTTACCAGAACAGCCTGATGGGTCCTGTAGGCCCTCTCGGGGATTACCATGGGAACCCCAGAGGCCCCTCCTCACTAGAGTACTCTTATAAAACACCTTTGCTTGACTTCTTCTTAGAGGACCAGAGTGGGAAGTAA